In the Octopus bimaculoides isolate UCB-OBI-ISO-001 chromosome 18, ASM119413v2, whole genome shotgun sequence genome, one interval contains:
- the LOC128249832 gene encoding uncharacterized protein LOC128249832 translates to MKFSLLIFVLLFGNIFALDTKRCEALAKKHCPINFENTNVAHIHTCDTYIQFLRCFDTIDRECYEYFKNRHICRSWMAKLNTGNRVKMIFQSTIFTAVVCILLN, encoded by the exons ATGAAATTTAGTCTGTTAATTTTTGTTCTCCTCTTTG GGAACATATTCGCATTGGACACCAAGAGATGCGAAGCGTTAGCGAAAAAGCATTGCCCTATCAATTTTGAGAATACTAAcgttgcacatatacacacttgcga CACTTACATACAATTTCTGCGTTGCTTTGATACAATAGACCGTGAATGTTATGAATACTTTAAGAACAGGCACATCTGTCGC TCATGGATGGCTAAATTAAACACAGGTAACAGAGTTAAG ATGATATTCCAATCAACAATATTTACTGCAGTTGTGTGTATATTACTGAATTGA